The Raphanus sativus cultivar WK10039 chromosome 2, ASM80110v3, whole genome shotgun sequence DNA segment TTGTCTCTGGAACTCTGGATACTTTGCAGTGAGATCTTTTTGTGACTTGctattcattttttttccattttactttgtttttctAAACTAAGGCATTCAAAGAAGCTAAAGCTGGTATGAAGCCTCCTGGAGTTGTTAAAACACTGGTTGGTGTTGTCTCCGAAGTCAGGACAGCAAATAACCTTGACATTAGCTGTAAGTTcgcttctttcttcttcttacaaTTGACAATAATTTGGCAATTATTGaacttttttatgttttcctCATTATGTAATCAGTTCAAGTTTGCCCTCTCTTAAGTATATTATACACAACACTGAGATACATGCCTGTGGGAGGTTATCACCAAAGTAGTTGATTATTTTATTGAGTCTCTCGTTCCTTGTGACAGTGCACAATTATCGTGTTCTCTGGAGAGGCTTGGGTGCACAGCTTGCGCGTGATGTTCCATTCTCAGCAATCTGCTGGGCAACTCTCGAGCCAGTAAGCCCTTTGATATGTTTTTTCACAATTCAGAGAGATGGATTTTCAAGGAACTGAATTGGTTTGACCTTGCTCTCTTGGTGCACAGATGAGAAGGAGGCTTCTTGGGATCGTGGGAAATGATACAAACGCTCTTGGTATTCTTGGTGCAAACTTTTCCGCTGGTTTTGTAGCTGGGAGTATCGCTGCTGCCACTACTTGTCCTTTTGACGTTGCAAAAACAAGAAGACAGATAGAGGTTTGTCTATTTGATTTGTAAACCTCTTCCTTGGTTTTGATACCATACTTATATATCTCTCCATTTTCATAAACTCAGAAGGATCCTAGTAGGGCGATGAGAATGACTACAAGACAGACACTCATAGAGGTTTGGAGGTATGTATGTGTATTTGAAAGGTTTCCATTTCTGTTTGCTAATAGCATCGAGACAAGACATGACAATATCTACTGCACACAGGGATGGAGGGATGAGAGGGCTGTTCACGGGAATGGGACCAAGGGTGGCTCGTGCAGGACCATCGGTAGGGATAGTGGTTTCCTTCTACGAAGTGGTCAAGTATGTTCTGCATCGCCAATACTCTTCATCATGACCCAACAAAGGCACTAGACAAATCTTACACGTGAATGTGGATACGGCTTTAGGTTATAGCAACTTTTGTAACAACATATTAATAAGTTAAATCAGGCTCAGTCCTCTCCACCAAAACCTTGTTTACTCCGTTTTTGAGCCGGAATTTTTGGTCAGTTAAATTACCGGCGGTTCAATCCGGTTTTCTTGGTTTGATCTTTCGTCGATTTCGGTTATTTTGAATGTTCAATGGATTAGACAAGTGAGAGCAAATCCACCCAGCATAAGCCAGCTCTCATGCtatttaagtatttatttcataatctagtttttactttttggaaaaaataatactaaaccTTGCACAACAATCAAACTAGTGGGTTGACTGACCTAAGACAAAAAAGTACTTTCAAAACTGTATTGAATATTAAGGCATCTTTATTGGCGGGATTCGGGAATCACGAAACGTACGGAAAATCCGACGTCTTTTACTGTATcccgaccaaaaaaaaagaaaaaaaaacaagtaagtACCTTAATTTAGAGACTTCCCCGAGTCCCACCGATAAAGATAGCCTTAGTGTTAGCCCATGCTCAAAGAAAGTTGTGTCGGTACAACTTAAGTAAACAGTTCCACTGACATATAGCACTGTTCTGTTATTAAACTCCGGGTATTTAATCCGGTTTGATGAGATTAGGTAAAGGCTAAAGCCACCAGCAAGCTCGCACTTGGCTCACACATTATTTTCTCACCtagttttttagattttaggaaACTAAATTGAAATACTTAATAAAACAAACATGGGAGGCACACGAAGAAGGTTAAGATTTGGAAGATGGAGGTAAGACGTGTGTGCTGTTTCTCATGATCCAATATCTCTCTATCTCCACAGCCTTTCTTCCCGGTACTCTTCCTGCTATTATCTCCCACCTACACACACATTTACTTGAACCTCATTTTATCAACTGATGTCTATAAATGTTCATGCGTTTTCATATTTCATAACTTAGGAAAATTTGGAACGGTAAGGAGTCTAATCGGTCATTTCAAATTAAGTAATGTTGCCATTCGTGGGAAATCGACTTTAAAGGCTATATGTATTATTGACATGACAATAAATTAACTAAGAGTATGAAAAGTCCCATgccacatgttttttttttgtaacttaggcTCCCATGCCACATGTTTTGTGTGTAATTTTCGAAgtagagaaagaaaagaagattaCCTATCGCCTACGAGTCTGTACATTCTTAAGATGAGGTCTTCCTCTTGTTCGCTCATCTTGATGAAATCCCACTTCACGCTACACACTTCTGcatttatcaaagaaaaaatacaaacaacttttttttttcaagctCTAATATTTGTATATTCTCTTTTACTAATCGCTACGTAGATGTAATAGTCTCATTTTCTTCTTGATTTTGTGAGGATCTAGTTAGATTTGGATTGAGCTATCTACTGATCTGGTCGTAAATACAAATTTTCACATTCACGTAAATATATTCAGGGCTATATATAATGAAGGCTACGAAGTCTTTTTTAATGTGTGTGTGCGTGTGTGTTTATTCACATTCACGTAAATACATATTTGTGAATAATCAAGGGTACGAGTAGTCTGGTTTATTAGGGCTTATATTATAATGTATGATA contains these protein-coding regions:
- the LOC108837793 gene encoding transcription factor TRY translates to MDSMYRPQRLNSEEVCSVKWDFIKMSEQEEDLILRMYRLVGDRWEIIAGRVPGRKAVEIERYWIMRNSTHVLPPSSKS